In Oxalobacteraceae sp. CFBP 8761, the following are encoded in one genomic region:
- a CDS encoding porin encodes MKTSLLAVALLGACAGAAHAQTSVQVYGNLDAGIVKRSSQNVSIGKRSANTLGFKGTEELGNGLKALFQLETRYEPDTGSAEIGPDGNGRRLFQGQSRVGLQGDFGMLRIGRGLTPFHETIGAFEPFHAIETAGGFYTDLSVAGYSSQPLDPVGSTANRWSNAVWYNSPVVNGFQLNTAIATKENNGAVAIIGRGSAAAPQYAAGTEASTNPFSISGTYNNGPAALMAAYERNAVESKVWSIGASVSPTPELKLMGTFTRLDEDNTRPFNTDTSSWVVGANYTVGPGKFLAGYGQKDTDGLEKVKQLSLGYEYSLSKRTYLYFDVSRKKGVPTAPGTINQYDIGIHHTF; translated from the coding sequence ATGAAGACCTCTCTCCTGGCTGTCGCACTGCTTGGCGCTTGCGCCGGTGCGGCCCATGCGCAGACGTCAGTACAGGTCTACGGCAACCTCGATGCCGGCATCGTCAAGCGCAGCAGCCAGAATGTCAGCATCGGCAAGCGCTCGGCCAACACCCTCGGTTTCAAGGGCACCGAAGAACTGGGCAATGGCCTCAAAGCCCTGTTCCAACTTGAAACGCGCTATGAGCCGGACACCGGCAGCGCCGAAATCGGCCCCGATGGCAATGGACGCCGGTTGTTCCAGGGCCAGAGCCGCGTCGGCCTGCAGGGTGACTTCGGCATGCTGCGCATCGGCCGCGGCCTGACCCCGTTCCACGAAACCATCGGTGCCTTCGAACCATTCCACGCGATCGAAACCGCAGGCGGCTTTTATACCGACCTGAGCGTGGCCGGCTACAGCTCGCAGCCCCTCGACCCGGTCGGTTCGACCGCCAACCGCTGGTCGAACGCGGTCTGGTACAACTCGCCGGTCGTGAACGGCTTCCAGCTCAACACGGCCATCGCCACCAAAGAAAACAATGGCGCCGTCGCCATCATCGGTCGTGGCAGTGCAGCGGCGCCGCAGTATGCGGCCGGTACTGAAGCCTCGACCAATCCGTTCTCCATCTCCGGCACCTACAACAACGGCCCGGCTGCGCTGATGGCCGCCTACGAGCGCAACGCCGTCGAATCGAAGGTCTGGTCGATCGGCGCCTCGGTCAGCCCGACGCCCGAACTCAAGCTGATGGGCACGTTCACACGGCTCGACGAAGACAATACGCGCCCGTTCAATACCGATACCAGTTCGTGGGTCGTGGGCGCGAATTACACGGTCGGCCCCGGGAAATTCCTCGCTGGCTATGGTCAGAAGGACACCGATGGCCTGGAAAAGGTCAAGCAACTGTCGCTGGGCTATGAATACAGCCTGTCCAAGCGTACCTACCTGTATTTTGACGTGTCGCGCAAAAAAGGCGTCCCGACCGCCCCGGGCACGATCAACCAGTACGACATCGGCATTCACCACACGTTCTGA